The segment TGAGCATGTAGATGCTTTGGTTGCTCTTCAGGTCGATCGTTTCGTCTATTTTGAATAGCAGCTCGTGTATCATGTTAAGTTCCCGCACGTCTTCATTGCGCATGCGGGGGTGCACGCCGGTGTGCATACCACTGCGCATGCCCGGGGGGAGGTAGGCGGAGCTTCTCCCGTTGACGTGGTGGTCACTGTCCGTCAGGAAGGGCTCGCGGCACACGTCATTATCCACACCGGGGAAGTAGCTCCCGCGGGGGTAGTCCCCTTTGGCGTAGTGCCCGTATCTGTTCAGCCCAGCGTTTCCATTCCCCAAAATGAGATACTCCTCCGGGATGCTTCTCCTTTGAGAGTACCTCGAATTGCCATGCCTACTATCCATGTGGTCATCCTGTTCATCCCGACACAAATCATTTTTCACTCTCCTCCCATACTCATCATGCTCATATTGAATGTTACAGCTAAAtctgtttcttctttcatgATTATATTTTCGATTAGCTCCTTCgagcttctccttttcatatttccatttttcctttttaagtaaGTCGCTTGGAATTTCGGGAAGATAGATGGTTAAAAATTCGAGCACTTTATACGTGTTGTTTGCACTATCGTTCATATCGGAGTACTTTAATTTGTTTGCTTCATCTAGTTGGTGTAGCTTGTCGACGTTCATAGCTCGTCCTCGACCACCACTCGTCCTATTGATGTAGTTGCTTATGCTTGTATGGATTAGACTGTAGATAGTAGTTACTACTTCGTAGATGAGGACAAGGAAGAATATGCTCATGTTTTTCAGGCAGTCTCcgtagtttatttttttttcgaacagCTTGTCTAGGTGTGTTTTAAGCTTCCTTTCGTTTGATTTGGACGGATCGGTCCGTTTGGTAGGAGACTGCCCCATCGGGGCATTTCCCACGGGAGCTTTCCCCACCGGGGGTTGCCCTCCTTTTCGCATCGAGTTTAATCGACCGATGCCCCCCTTGATGGCATTCCCCGAGCTCAGTATTTTGTCCTTAAACGAGTTGTAACTTttggtcataatttttttcaaaattccGCCTGTCTCTTCTTCGCTAGTAGTTTTCTCCTGTACACGTTCACCTTTCCTGTGTTGTGTTGGGAAGTTCTTCTGGTCTCCCCTATAGGAGAGTTGCCGATCGTCTTGGTATGGTTCCCCCTCACCGTGGTAGTGGCCTCCCTCACCGTAGTAGTGGTCTCCTTCACCGTGGTAGTGGCCTCCCTCACCGTGGTAGTGGTCTCCTTCACCATAGCTACGTCCTGCTTGGTTATATCCcccctcttcttcctccccgtAGCACTGCCCTACATCGTCCATGTCGCCCCGGTCCACTTCCCCCCTCGCGCTACGGAGGGAGCTCCTGGAGGCAAAGGCGCCGCGGAAACTCCCCCGTTGCGTGGTTCTTCGGCTAATCATTTTGGTGAGCATTTTGGGGAACAGCAGGACCTTTTGGAAGGACCGAATGGATCGATTGAAGAACTCGTTTATAATGTGGCCGTTTTTGCTCAGTGGGTTGCGCCAATCCAATGGGCCTCTCCAACCCCGTTCGCTCTGCCATCCCCGTTCGCTCTGCCAACCCCGTTCGCCGTGTTCGTTCCCTCCGGTGTGGTGACCCCCGTAAGGATTGATTTGTGCCCCGTGTACAAGGGAAGTGGCCCCGTTTGTGTTGGCCAAGCTATACCTAAACAAATTCAagcttcttaaaaaatactGAGTGAGGTAGAAGACCACTCTGTAGAGGTTAACCTTTTGGATCATGTCAATTCTGGTGAGACAGATGGTGACTTTATTTAACTGATTATCCATGAGGTAGTTAATAATTCTAAGTAGTCTGTTATTTATAGAAAACTGATTAGAATCGATAAAGAGGAAAATTGCATCTACATATTTGGACAGATTCATGATAATTTCATCATACTCGACATCAGATATATCATTGATTCCACTGGTATCTAAAAAAGATACAGAATTGAttctgttcatatatttggTGAGATTATTCTGGTAGCagatttttccaaaaatatatttcttaacattatgtgccttttttcgtAGCTTTTGAAATGGCATGAACAGATAATCACAGTTTTCTCCTGacagaattattttcttGCTTTGGTTGTGTTTATCCATGCTAGGTATAGGACTACCAGGAGCGGAGAGATCCTCTTCGTTGGGATCACCCATATAATCAGTATTATTCTGAGGAGTGTATCTTTCCCTACTGTAGTGAGAAGAGCCATAAGATCCACCCCTATTCCTGTATCTGTTCACAAGCCCAAATTGGTAGTTGGCATTATTTAACctcttaaaattaaatttgaacttattttttatatctacgtaggtaatttcatttttcttggCAATCGAATTCGTGTTTTGAACGTAACTTTCGGTGAACCAATTAATGAAGGAGCTCTTTCCACTTTGAGGATTTCCCAGTAGCAGGACGGTAgtttttttgtggaaaacGGAGATGTCTACATTTAAATAGTCACTTATGAGGTTTAAGTTCAAATCATTTATGCAGATGCtgttgttgctgttgtttacgttttttaaatttgtgtACCTCGACTGCTTGTTGTATATTTGGTCTATTCGGTTCAGTACATCTGCGATGAAGTGGTCGTTTTCTTCCCTCAGGTGGGTGGTGTCTCCGGTTAGGTAGTATTCACTATTTGGGTTACGCTCATCGATGTTTCTACTGTTGAGAGTTTCACTCGGTCCACATGTGGCTGCTGAGTTGGCCGCTTGTGTGGCTCCTTTCGCGGCTGCATGAGCCTCCCTCTGGGCCCCCCCTTCTTCATCGTTGCTACTATTGCAGCTGTAGCAGGAGTAGGCCCCCTCTTCggcctcctccccctccttggACATGACCTTTCCGCTGGAATACTCCTTGGTCATTTGTTCCTTCTTGGATCGGTAATTTGCCAGCAACTTATTGTAGCGCTCAAACATCAGCTCGTTCTTCCTATCCGTTTTggcctccccattttgtagttgttcatttttatcccCCCTCTGGTGATCCatctgcaaatttttttctccctcctctgCATTGGCTGCCTCGTAATAGTAATTATTGTACGAgttgaaatttatttgtcTTACTTCATCGTCGtactcctcctcttcgtagtcatcgtcatcgtcgtcctcctcgtcgtcTTCCTCGTCGTCGCCAATTTGGTAGTCTTCGTCGTCATCGTCGTCATCGTCGTCATCGTCCTCCTCGTCttcctcgtcttcctcctcttcgtcttcctcctcttcgtcgtcctcctcttcctccaccTCTGCGCCGTCGTAGGCCTGCTGGTGGGGACCCCTCCCCACCACACAGCTGTTGCCTTTCTTGTCTGCCTTACTAAACTTAACGGCTTTGTCTAAATAGTCCATTTCCATCAGacccagttttttttttttctgattgtgcatgatatttttgtagttattcatattcattttattattttggcAGTTTTCGTCATTTCGGTAATTTTCGTTATTTCGGTAATTTTCATCGTTCGGGCTGTTGAGCCCGTTTTGCGCGTTGGCGCCTTTGACGTACATGTTTGTATGGGGAGGTGTTCAAGTGAGTAGAGACCGATGGGTGAGGATGAGCTGCTCGAAGGAGAGGCACGACAAATGGAGAGGGACCCTTCTGAGGTAAGAAGACGAACGGAGGAATTCCCTCAtgtgcaaatatatttttacgcatGTACGTTTTTCACGTGTATGTGGTGCTTCCGGGGCTTCTCTACTTTATAGGGTTCCGcgtcaaaagggggaacttCAAGAAAAGTATGGCACTTCCTGGCAAACTTATGACCCCTCGTGTCTAGTGAGGTTGTGTGCATACTGTTAAGTTCAgctctttccctttttttttttttttttttttttttttttttttttgtccctagCGTTGAGAGATTTCACGCTTCTTTTACCACTCCGCGTCTCCCTTTCGACAtggggataatttttttttccttcagtCTTATCCCCACCTTGCAGGGCTTCAACTCGGCCAGtagctttcccttttcgagGCGGCTCTCCACTGCGCACGTGCAAAAATGCGCTTCCGCGGTGCCCATGCGGGTCCCCCCCATAAAGAGGTAGACAtgattcgtttttctttctcgCTTTGGACACTTTTGTCACTTTGCCGCTTTCGTCACTTTTGTCACATTGTCACTTTGTCGCTTTTGTCACTTTGCCGCTTTCGTCActtttgtcacttttttttctttttttcagcgAGGTGGGGCATGCAAGACAGGTTGCCCGGTGTTCACGTGTAGatacgtgtatatatgtacacatatgtgtgttttttttttttttttctcccccccttttgttgcTTCTTGCAAGGGGAGCAAAATGGTGGACCTAAGGTGAGGGCCTTTCCAACATAGGGCCTTCTCTTACAGCTTAAAGTTGGACGTTAACGTTCCTTTTCGAATGGAGCAAATGGGTGGGATGGCTAGCTGGCCCATGTTCGTGGGCATGATAGAGGGCACAACGTTGATCGCGTTGAGCGGGCTGAGCGGATGATCGGATGATCGGCCACACTGCGGTTACGTGACTCTTTTTCTTATGGataacctttttttatggatggcctttttttatggatggcctttttttttttaatggatCCCTTTGGCTTCTTgaataaatggaaaaggaaaagctgcCACAAGTTGGGACGTATTATGTTGCAAGGTCTCCTTTTTGATAATTGCCTCGGGGAGggatttcttcccccccctccaaacCCAAAACATACATTAATACACACGTACATGTGTCAGACTACTTAGCATTCCTTTTGAATAtgttttcaaaatgggggtgaGGATGACCCATCGGAACAGGACCAGgaccccttccttttttcttgctcGTGGAAGTGGTTTGTACGTACGTAAGCAAATTGCTATACAAGTGTTTGATGTTGTAGTGTTCCTCGTGGGGCATACCTCCCCATTGGGGCTGTCTTCCAGCTTTTTTCGCAAATGGGTAGACCAGCAGGAACAGGTGGGAACCCACGCCATTCCAATTTTGACAAGTAGTCGATAAAGtggacgtaaaaaaaaaaaaacttccacGTTGTACCTTTTTGCAACGCCTGCAATGAGGAGAAGGCAGCTCCCCTGCTCCGCCTCATCACATCACTATtcggtgaaaaaaaaaaaaccaacaCATACGTGCGCACAGTACAGTACATAAAACAATGAGCGCGCAAAACCGCTTGGGCGAGTGGTGTTACGCGAAATTGCTATAAATGGCAACACAGCTAAGtaaagaaatttatttaaacgTTCGTTTAGCTTTATTTCGTCCCATTTTCCGCGTCAGTCCTCATTTTTGGaggcgccttttttttcccccccccgctgcACGCGTAAACTGTGCATTCGTCTTTGCAAAGTTGCGCAAAAAGGgcaattaaaatgaaaaggaaatttgTTCGCCATTCATATGGGATTacactcattttttaaaaacaggACGAGTGTACTTCTTTCTTTTGACACCCCCAAGGAGGGTTTTGTTATATGCTTGTagtgattattttatttttattttatttttttatttttttttttccatcccggGGGGAGTGAAAATCGCTCGATCTGTGCATAGCCATACCATttcgaggggaaaaaaaaaaaaaaaaaatgatatcgTATGAACGGGCATGCTCACCATAGCATGACATAACATGCGCAATAAGCGGAAGAAACGAAGGAGCACGCTAAGCAGGCGGTGATGCCAAGAAAGGGGTCCTCTCCGAAGGAGTGCCCCACCGCGGTGAGCCCACGTAGCAACCACGTTGCCACACGGAAAAGAAGCGTACAATATGTTTGGAAGATGCATACGGAAGCCTTTTCGAAACGACTATTCAACCTGTTGAGAGTTAATCGAATGATTTTTTGTGGCCCATGTAGGTGCGCGtaccattttgagaaaaccAACATTCCCAGCAAAGGGGCATATGGTGCGCATGTAAAAGGGGAGGCAGCCAACCGGTTGGACCACTTGGTTGTGAGGATAAGCCGGAATAAGAGAAGCGACACGTTTGAGGAGTTTGAGGAGTTTGAGAAGTCGGTGGGGGGGAGATTGGCGTCCCATCCGGCGGATAGCCAAGCCGAATTGGGGGCAAAGTTTGGCACAAAAGGTGGCGCAAAAAGTGGCACAAAAAGTGGTGCAAAAAGTGGCGCAAATGGTAGAACAAATAGTGGCACAAAAAGTGGTACACACTTTGCGGCGAGTTTGGGCCCAAATGATGAAGGTGCAAAGCGGGGGAAGGAGTATCTGCTGAACGAATTAAACGAGTTTGTCTCCGTGGATAGGCGGGGAGAGGAAGGTGGCGGTACGGTGAAATGCTCCACCCAGAGTGAAGACCCCAACGCGAGCGGGCAGGCTACCCCGAGTGGGCACTCCAAGCAGCGTGGCCCCCCCGTGGGCGGCGATCacgatgaagaaataaagCTGGAAAGGCTATTAAAGAAGAGacaaggaataaaaaaagacatcGTAACGATAACggaaaaggcaaaggaagaaattaaaaagttagTGAAAGAATATCGTAGCAAGAAAGATGAggacaaaaattatgttttaaaattattttacataatcAAGGGATGCAATGGATTGACTCACTCATTCAATTTCGTCCACAGGAATGAGCTCCATGCGAATGACGAACTCATTTTCGAAGACGACTGTAGAAAGAACATCCTCCTAGCGATTGATAGCAAGTGTATCCTGTACGTCATTAACACGACGCTTGATTATTACCGGGACGACCTGACGGAGCGGTTTATCTTCACGAACCCGAACGTCACGTCCGTGTGTCCCTGCGGCACGAGCTTCCACTTTAATCGCGGCGGGGGCTGATTCGCACGTACGGAGCTGCACGCATGGATAGATGCATAGCCACCAGCATAGATAGATGCATAGCCACCTGCATAGATAGGTGCACAGATAGATGCACAGATGGATGCATATCCGCACACATGCTTGTGCGACCGCCCCACACACACCTTCCTGTGCtcacgcctttttttcccgtgcGGCCTTGCCGAAATGAACCCCACCTCAatgcccccatttttattttggaaaaacggCCTGCTCAGCGAGGAGTAGAGTCTTCTTCTCACAGGGCGCcgtcattttgcattttgaTCGTCTGCAGCAAACTATCTATGTCGATTTCACCCTCCTTGACGTAGTTTAAGTCCTGCGATGTGAATAGGTGAAGGAAAACGGTAAAGCGATATAGCGGTGGGGAGAATTGGCGTGCAAATGATAAGTCGCAGGACGAAGCGCTCCTCGAGGGGGAGGCGCTTCCCCATGTGAGGGCATCTCTGCCATATTACCTTCGGGTACAAATTGGCGTTCTTCTTGTAGATCGCCTCATCCTTCGTAATGCAGTAGTAGAGGACGTCATCACAAACGAACATATCAAACTGGGATTCCTCTTTGGCAGTACCGGTTTGGTTGTCCTCCCCCAACTTCTCCATTCCCTGCGTGAAATGCTGCGAACGCTCCTTTGTGGTAGTCGCCATGTGCACCtcgccgcttccccttttacGGATCGTTAGAGGTTCTACTGCAAAAGAGGAAGCATCCATTTTGTAGATGCCCCGACCATTTGGGTACCCCTGATGTGTATCCTTCTCTACAGGGGAATCCACCCCATCGGTGAACAAATAGTTAGtcaaaaatttgtttgtaaAGATAGGATGCTTATTTTTGAAGAGCCAGCTTTTGGCATTTATgaggagaatttttttcttgttcgtttttttcaaggAGTGGATATATAACTGCAAAATGTAGTGGTCCTGGGGGAAGGTATCCTTAATGtgttttttgaagaaaaaatttatggtGTGTATGATATCTTCAATTACGTCTGGTTTGGACAAAAAATCGAAGTAATAATTGAGACATTTTTGAGACACAGCCACTACACTGTTGCAATAAACGTACACATCGAAGAGGAAGCAGAGGTTGAGATTTACGTATTTTGAGAGACTGAGGTAGTTGTCTCTgttcgtttcctttttcttcaacgtTTTGTAAACATCTGTGCAGCTTTTTAACATTAGCAAGGCATCATATAGAGTGTTAACCTCTAGGCTGAAGCTATTGACGAATGATCCCTTcctcatatttttgtaattaactCGGAGGAAGGCACTTCCGTTGAGTGCCTCTATAGCTTGTTGTATTTCCTCTAGTTGGCTTCGAAACTGTTCACTTTTGAATAggttccttctttttcgtttttcgcatttttcatCACGGATGTTATCATGAGTGAGTTCGTTCTTGTGGCATTTCAACCCCGTCTCTTCTTCCATACCGGTGTCACAACCCATGTGTGCACTTTTCATATCTGAGTGACTGACTTCCTCTAACTCTCCCGATGATGCATCTGAATATGAATCGAACGACGAGTACTCGTTGTCTTCTTCCTGCACAACCCGTAGCCTATTCCGCTTGACATAACTTGGGAGGAAAATCGAATCGAGAAGGAGGTACTCGATAAATTCTTCATTCAATTTTATGTGTCTCGATTTTATCATGATGTTATGATACTgttcatataattctttGTACCTTATGgagttgctttttttcaacGTGGAGTTGTAAAATTGGGGTTCGAACAGGTCGAACAAGAAGGCGTTGATTCGGTGGATTTCGCTTtgtatgtcattttttgtcGATGGGGTGGAGGGATAACACCATTcgtgaaaattttggaataaaattttttttcctccaactTGGTTTCTCCGCTTATCGAGTGGAACTTGATGGCGCTCAGCACCCGGTCGACGATTTCGCGCTCTTCGCCCTGCGGGATGGGGGCCTTCATGGTGTTCGTGGCGTCGGCGGCGTCTGCAGCGTTGATGGCGTTTCTTCTGAGCACCATTTTGAGTTGGTTTTGCCTTGCCGGAGCGGGGGTTCGCGTGGCTACCCCTTTCGATGTGTCTGCCCCGTATGGCTGACCTCCCCCGTTTggccccttccccccttgtGCTTCCTTCGGGTCGGCATCTCCCATCTCGCACCCCCCCGTGACAATCCCGCCAAGGTTGTAGTTCCACTTCCTGCTAATCAGGGTGCATTCGTTAGAAATCACCGTCGCGACGCCGCTGTCTAGGTTCAGATCGACTCCTACATTAACCAAGTTGTGGTTATACTCCACGTCTGCTTCATCAGTACTGAGTAAAAGAAACCCGTCCAGGTGTATATGACGGACCCTTTGGAGGGGTTGATCATAACCACGTAGTCCTCTCCCATCTTCGCCCTTCACTCCATGCCCGCTGTCTTCCATCCGCATCTTCAATTCTCGTGCCTTCTCCTTTACTTGAGCCCAACGAGAATCTTTCACTTTACGTGAGTTCAGAATCAGGTGGATGGTCTCAAAATTGTTCATCAAATATTCATAAAGGAATGAACTCAACAGGACAGAGTCATCACCAAGGGGGTGAGTCACGCACAGGCAGTCGTCCGCCATGCTTTCTGCCTCCGTTGCTTCGTCTACTTGGGCTACTTCGCTTACTTCGCTTACTTCGCCTACTTCGCTTACTTCTCCTACTTCGCTTACTTCTCCTACTTCGTCTACTTGGCCTACTTCGCTTACTTCTACTACTTCGTCTACTTCACCCTTTTGGGGGATTCCTCCCTTGTCGCTGTGTATACCATTGTGGGCAGTGATCATTTTTGCGAAGCGACTGAATCGTGTTCTTTCTCGATACAGCGCAGACGTTCAATATACTCCCTCTGTGTTGCGATTCGGGCATATGGCAAAGCTGTAAATTTTGGACGCCCCCCTTCCGAGCAGCTCCAACAGGGGAACTCTGTGCGCACGAAGTAGGTACCAATGGCCCACTCCGTTCT is part of the Plasmodium cynomolgi strain B DNA, chromosome 8, whole genome shotgun sequence genome and harbors:
- a CDS encoding HesB-like domain containing protein (putative) is translated as CAYHFEKTNIPSKGAYGAHVKGEAANRLDHLVVRISRNKRSDTFEEFEEFEKSVGGRLASHPADSQAELGAKFGTKGGAKSGTKSGAKSGANGRTNSGTKSGTHFAASLGPNDEGAKRGKEYLLNELNEFVSVDRRGEEGGGTVKCSTQSEDPNASGQATPSGHSKQRGPPVGGDHDEEIKLERLLKKRQGIKKDIVTITEKAKEEIKKLVKEYRSKKDEDKNYVLKLFYIIKGCNGLTHSFNFVHRNELHANDELIFEDDCRKNILLAIDSKCILYVINTTLDYYRDDLTERFIFTNPNVTSVCPCGTSFHFNRGGG
- a CDS encoding D123 (putative;~regulator of eIF2) — its product is MITAHNGIHSDKGGIPQKGEVDEVVEVSEVGQVDEVGEVSEVGEVSEVGEVSEVSEVAQVDEATEAESMADDCLCVTHPLGDDSVLLSSFLYEYLMNNFETIHLILNSRKVKDSRWAQVKEKARELKMRMEDSGHGVKGEDGRGLRGYDQPLQRVRHIHLDGFLLLSTDEADVEYNHNLVNVGVDLNLDSGVATVISNECTLISRKWNYNLGGIVTGGCEMGDADPKEAQGGKGPNGGGQPYGADTSKGVATRTPAPARQNQLKMVLRRNAINAADAADATNTMKAPIPQGEEREIVDRVLSAIKFHSISGETNEIHRINAFLFDLFEPQFYNSTLKKSNSIRYKELYEQYHNIMIKSRHIKLNEEFIEYLLLDSIFLPSYVKRNRLRVVQEEDNEYSSFDSYSDASSGELEEVSHSDMKSAHMGCDTGMEEETGLKCHKNELTHDNIRDEKCEKRKRRNLFKSEQFRSQLEEIQQAIEALNGSAFLRVNYKNMRKGSFVNSFSLEVNTLYDALLMLKSCTDVYKTLKKKETNRDNYLSLSKYVNLNLCFLFDVYVYCNSVVAVSQKCLNYYFDFLSKPDVIEDIIHTINFFFKKHIKDTFPQDHYILQLYIHSLKKTNKKKILLINAKSWLFKNKHPIFTNKFLTNYLFTDGVDSPVEKDTHQGYPNGRGIYKMDASSFAVEPLTIRKRGSGEVHMATTTKERSQHFTQGMEKLGEDNQTGTAKEESQFDMFVCDDVLYYCITKDEAIYKKNANLYPKDLNYVKEGEIDIDSLLQTIKMQNDGAL
- a CDS encoding hypothetical protein (putative); protein product: ISVFHKKTTVLLLGNPQSGKSSFINWFTESYVQNTNSIAKKNEITYVDIKNKFKFNFKRLNNANYQFGLVNRYRNRGGSYGSSHYSRERYTPQNNTDYMGDPNEEDLSAPGSPIPSMDKHNQSKKIILSGENCDYLFMPFQKLRKKAHNVKKYIFGKICYQNNLTKYMNRINSVSFLDTSGINDISDVEYDEIIMNLSKYVDAIFLFIDSNQFSINNRLLRIINYLMDNQLNKVTICLTRIDMIQKVNLYRVVFYLTQYFLRSLNLFRYSLANTNGATSLVHGAQINPYGGHHTGGNEHGERGWQSERGWQSERGWRGPLDWRNPLSKNGHIINEFFNRSIRSFQKVLLFPKMLTKMISRRTTQRGSFRGAFASRSSLRSARGEVDRGDMDDVGQCYGEEEEGGYNQAGRSYGEGDHYHGEGGHYHGEGDHYYGEGGHYHGEGEPYQDDRQLSYRGDQKNFPTQHRKGERVQEKTTSEEETGGILKKIMTKSYNSFKDKILSSGNAIKGGIGRLNSMRKGGQPPVGKAPVGNAPMGQSPTKRTDPSKSNERKLKTHLDKLFEKKINYGDCLKNMSIFFLVLIYEVVTTIYSLIHTSISNYINRTSGGRGRAMNVDKLHQLDEANKLKYSDMNDSANNTYKVLEFLTIYLPEIPSDLLKKEKWKYEKEKLEGANRKYNHERRNRFSCNIQYEHDEYGRRVKNDLCRDEQDDHMDSRHGNSRYSQRRSIPEEYLILGNGNAGLNRYGHYAKGDYPRGSYFPGVDNDVCREPFLTDSDHHVNGRSSAYLPPGMRSGMHTGVHPRMRNEDVRELNMIHELLFKIDETIDLKSNQSIYMLKRDLEKIRSTCLKRISDNEQVVKQNRSLRIQNIKFYFFKYMAIFFGFIISLLRYDLLVYFNFIKPELIFSIFSKYFLFLSSYNKNSLFIAVNLFLVVAYLGLYVRYNRRNYFKSLGKSDLNKLKIILLFTQIIFDEINQLHLRLLGGRERDDPGQPSAPSGLSGPSGPSESNGPSDREEDGDYGECGWYGGYGDYSQSRHSRHSRG